The Flavobacterium commune genome contains a region encoding:
- a CDS encoding NAD(P)/FAD-dependent oxidoreductase, whose protein sequence is MIETDILIIGAGPTGLFAVFEAGLLKLKCHILDALPQPGGQLAELYPKKPIYDIPGFPEVLAGDLVDNLMEQIKQFEPGFTLGERAETIVKQEDGSFIVTSNEGTEFHAKVIAIAGGLGSFEPRKPLIEDIEFYENKGVKYFIKNPEEFRNKRVVIAGGGDSALDWSIFLSNVASEVTLVHRRNEFRGALDSVEKVQELKDAGKIHMITPAEVVGINGAEHVESIDLDENGAHRNIPCDYFIPLFGLTPKLGPIGNWGLEIEKNAIKVNNALDYQTNIPGIFAIGDINTYPGKLKLILCGFHEATLMCQAAYQIINPGKRYVLKYTTVSGVDGFDGTRKEAPKAVVKAIN, encoded by the coding sequence ATGATAGAAACAGATATCCTTATAATAGGAGCCGGTCCAACTGGTTTATTTGCCGTTTTTGAAGCAGGATTATTGAAATTAAAATGTCACATCTTAGACGCTTTGCCTCAACCAGGAGGACAATTAGCTGAGTTGTATCCAAAAAAACCAATCTATGATATCCCTGGATTCCCAGAAGTATTGGCAGGAGATTTAGTAGATAACTTAATGGAGCAAATTAAGCAATTCGAGCCAGGTTTTACACTTGGAGAGCGTGCTGAAACTATTGTAAAACAAGAGGACGGAAGTTTTATTGTAACTTCTAACGAAGGGACTGAATTCCATGCTAAAGTAATTGCTATTGCTGGAGGATTAGGAAGTTTCGAGCCTAGAAAACCTTTAATCGAGGATATTGAGTTTTACGAGAATAAAGGAGTAAAATACTTTATTAAAAACCCTGAAGAATTCAGAAACAAGCGTGTGGTTATAGCAGGTGGTGGAGATTCAGCTTTAGACTGGAGTATTTTCTTGTCTAATGTTGCTTCTGAAGTGACTTTGGTACACCGTCGTAATGAATTCCGTGGTGCTTTGGATTCAGTAGAAAAAGTACAGGAATTAAAAGATGCCGGGAAAATCCACATGATTACTCCTGCTGAGGTAGTTGGAATCAACGGAGCTGAGCACGTAGAATCTATTGATTTGGACGAAAACGGAGCACACCGTAATATTCCTTGTGATTATTTCATTCCACTTTTTGGGTTAACACCAAAATTAGGACCTATTGGAAACTGGGGATTAGAAATCGAGAAAAACGCTATCAAAGTAAACAATGCTTTGGATTACCAAACTAACATTCCTGGAATCTTTGCTATTGGAGATATCAATACATACCCAGGGAAATTGAAGTTGATTCTTTGTGGTTTCCACGAAGCGACTTTAATGTGTCAGGCGGCATACCAAATCATCAATCCAGGAAAACGTTATGTATTGAAATACACAACTGTATCAGGAGTTGACGGATTTGACGGAACCCGTAAAGAAGCGCCAAAAGCAGTCGTAAAAGCGATAAACTAA
- a CDS encoding precorrin-2 dehydrogenase/sirohydrochlorin ferrochelatase family protein: MSEIKDIAGKDSNSQERNELYPIFLKLHNLSVLIVGGGNVGLEKLSFLLKSSPNAKVEVVATRFIDELVTLAESHPTVKLTNKKFKKKMLKKRNMVIACTDDLKVNKRVYELSRKRYLICNIADTPDLCDYYLGGIVTKGNVKIAISTNGKSPTTAKRLREFFEEVIPEDINQMVQNLNDYRNTLKGDFEAKVQKMNEITQSLKNKE; this comes from the coding sequence ATGAGTGAAATTAAAGATATAGCAGGAAAGGATTCAAATAGCCAGGAGCGTAACGAATTGTATCCGATTTTTTTAAAGCTGCATAACCTTAGTGTGCTTATTGTAGGCGGAGGAAATGTGGGGTTAGAAAAGCTGTCTTTTTTGCTCAAATCGAGTCCCAATGCAAAAGTTGAGGTTGTTGCAACGCGTTTTATTGATGAATTAGTCACTTTGGCCGAAAGTCATCCTACGGTAAAACTGACTAACAAAAAGTTCAAGAAAAAAATGCTGAAAAAGCGCAACATGGTAATTGCCTGTACAGATGATTTGAAGGTCAACAAACGTGTATACGAATTATCCCGAAAAAGGTATTTGATATGCAATATTGCTGACACACCTGATTTGTGTGATTACTATTTAGGAGGAATTGTAACCAAAGGAAATGTAAAAATTGCTATTTCCACCAATGGAAAATCCCCTACAACCGCTAAACGATTGAGAGAGTTTTTTGAGGAAGTAATACCTGAAGATATTAATCAAATGGTTCAAAACCTCAATGATTATCGCAATACTTTAAAAGGGGACTTTGAAGCTAAGGTTCAAAAAATGAATGAGATTACTCAATCATTAAAAAATAAAGAATAA
- a CDS encoding HEPN domain-containing protein, whose amino-acid sequence MQSFRTEIEDPIVQKEIIDLEKKIHAFRGGKIDDERFRSLRLARGIYGQRQEGVQMIRIKLPYGKVTSEQLKRITEVSDKYSTGRLHITTRQDIQIHYVSLDRTPELWADLAKDDITLREACGNTVRNITGSELAGVDVDEPFDVTPYAHGLFQYLLRNPICQEMGRKFKISFSSSEKDSALSYLHDLGFIPKIVDGQKGFKVMLGGGLGSQPSHAELLSEFIPVNQIIPTAEGVIRIFDRYGERAKRLKARLKFLIKDLGRDEFLRLVDEEKKALPFHSYEIDTTAFEGPIAEPLLEVPTVTIEDVAAYEAWKKANVIAQKQAGYVAIGVKVLLGDFYTDKARLLADLIKNYGANELRFSLRQNIVIRNIKEENLPFFYQELAKLDMVSLGYNTIGDITACPGTDTCNLGIASSTGIADELERVLKTEYPQFANNQEIAIKISGCMNACGQHNMAEIGFQGMSINSGKLVAPALQVLLGGGILGNGNGRFADKVIKIPSRRGPEALRLILNDFEANANGAKFLDYYDANGEKYFYEFLKPLADVTNLTEADFVDWGNADNYVKAVGVGECAGVVIDLVATLLFEAKDKITSAQELLEEQKWSDAIYLAYAGFVNGAKALLLAEKEKTNTHAGIIDSFDTVFVEGNKIELGTSFRELVYQINKNEPSEAFAKQYIEEAVSFFAKLEAYREQDLAKA is encoded by the coding sequence ATGCAAAGTTTTAGAACAGAAATAGAGGATCCGATTGTCCAAAAAGAGATTATCGATTTAGAAAAAAAGATACACGCATTCCGTGGTGGAAAAATTGACGATGAGCGTTTTCGTAGTCTTCGTTTAGCGCGTGGTATTTACGGTCAACGTCAGGAAGGTGTTCAGATGATTCGTATCAAATTACCTTATGGTAAAGTGACCAGCGAGCAATTGAAAAGAATTACTGAAGTTTCAGATAAATATTCAACAGGACGTTTACATATTACAACACGTCAGGATATCCAAATTCACTATGTGAGTTTAGATAGAACTCCAGAACTTTGGGCTGATTTAGCTAAAGATGATATTACTTTAAGAGAGGCTTGTGGAAACACAGTTCGTAATATTACAGGAAGCGAATTAGCAGGTGTGGATGTTGATGAGCCATTTGATGTGACTCCTTATGCACACGGTTTGTTTCAATATTTGTTGCGTAACCCAATCTGTCAGGAAATGGGACGTAAATTTAAAATTTCATTCTCTTCATCAGAGAAAGATTCTGCTTTGAGTTATTTACACGATTTAGGATTTATTCCTAAAATTGTAGATGGACAAAAAGGTTTCAAAGTAATGTTAGGTGGTGGATTAGGTTCTCAGCCTTCTCACGCCGAATTGCTTTCAGAATTTATTCCGGTTAACCAAATTATTCCAACTGCAGAAGGAGTAATCAGAATTTTTGACCGTTACGGTGAAAGAGCTAAACGTTTAAAAGCTCGTTTGAAATTCTTAATCAAAGATTTAGGTCGTGACGAATTCTTGCGTTTAGTAGACGAAGAGAAAAAAGCATTGCCTTTCCATAGTTATGAAATTGACACTACTGCTTTTGAAGGACCAATCGCTGAGCCTTTATTAGAAGTACCAACAGTTACTATCGAAGATGTTGCTGCTTATGAAGCCTGGAAAAAAGCAAATGTTATTGCTCAAAAACAAGCGGGTTATGTAGCTATTGGAGTAAAAGTTCTTTTAGGAGATTTTTATACTGATAAAGCCAGATTATTAGCTGATTTGATAAAAAATTACGGAGCTAATGAATTGCGTTTTTCATTACGTCAAAACATTGTGATTCGTAATATTAAAGAAGAAAATTTACCATTCTTCTACCAGGAGTTAGCAAAACTGGATATGGTTTCTTTAGGTTACAATACTATTGGAGATATCACGGCTTGTCCGGGTACTGATACTTGTAACTTAGGTATCGCAAGTAGTACAGGTATTGCTGACGAATTAGAAAGAGTGTTAAAAACTGAATATCCTCAATTTGCAAACAACCAGGAAATTGCAATCAAAATTAGTGGTTGTATGAATGCTTGTGGTCAACACAACATGGCTGAAATTGGTTTCCAGGGAATGTCAATCAATTCAGGGAAATTAGTTGCTCCGGCATTACAAGTATTATTAGGTGGTGGAATTTTAGGAAACGGAAACGGTCGTTTTGCCGATAAAGTTATCAAAATCCCTAGCCGTCGTGGACCTGAGGCTTTGCGTTTAATCTTAAATGATTTTGAAGCAAATGCTAACGGAGCTAAATTCTTGGATTACTATGATGCTAACGGAGAGAAATATTTTTACGAATTCTTAAAACCGTTGGCTGATGTTACCAACCTTACAGAAGCTGATTTTGTTGACTGGGGTAATGCTGATAACTATGTGAAAGCAGTAGGTGTTGGAGAATGTGCCGGTGTTGTAATCGACTTAGTTGCTACTTTGTTATTCGAAGCTAAAGACAAAATAACTTCTGCTCAGGAATTATTAGAGGAGCAAAAATGGTCAGATGCAATTTACTTAGCTTACGCAGGATTTGTTAACGGTGCTAAAGCATTGTTATTGGCTGAGAAAGAAAAAACAAATACACACGCAGGAATTATCGATTCTTTCGATACTGTTTTTGTTGAAGGAAACAAAATTGAATTAGGAACTTCTTTCAGAGAATTAGTTTACCAAATCAATAAAAATGAGCCTTCTGAAGCTTTTGCAAAACAATATATTGAAGAAGCGGTTTCTTTTTTCGCAAAATTAGAAGCTTACAGAGAGCAAGATTTAGCTAAAGCATAA
- a CDS encoding sulfate adenylyltransferase subunit 1, with amino-acid sequence MEVLKIATAGSVDDGKSTLIGRLLYDTQSLTTDKLEAIEKSSKQKGYDYLDFSLATDGLVAEREQGITIDVAHIYFSTAKKSYIIADTPGHIEYTRNMVTGASTSQVSIILIDARKGVIEQTYRHFFINNLLRVKDVIVAVNKMDLVDYSEEVFNKIKADFQALNAKSSYKEQNVSYIPLSALTGDNVVESLGKMPWYTGQTILQHLEALESKDIYDTGKARFPVQTVIRPKTEEYHDFRGYAGKLYGNNIKVGDAVTVLPSLTESKVTNIHFFDQQFDEAAAGSSITIELENDINVTRGDMIVKSNELPRVEKDITTTVCWMDSKKLVAGTKYLIQHNTNRVLAKVDSVKNVIATDYSGTTPASQLAINEIGEVTIKLSKPLYFDAYNDNKSNGAFILIDASTNTTAGVGFIR; translated from the coding sequence ATGGAAGTTTTAAAAATAGCAACAGCAGGAAGTGTAGATGACGGAAAGAGTACATTAATAGGTAGATTATTGTATGATACACAATCATTGACTACAGATAAATTAGAAGCAATTGAAAAAAGCAGTAAGCAAAAAGGATATGATTATTTAGATTTCTCTTTGGCTACTGACGGATTAGTTGCAGAGCGTGAGCAAGGAATCACTATTGACGTAGCTCATATTTATTTTTCAACAGCTAAGAAAAGTTATATTATTGCCGATACTCCAGGGCACATAGAATATACGCGTAACATGGTTACAGGAGCTTCAACTTCTCAGGTATCTATCATTTTGATTGACGCCCGTAAAGGAGTAATTGAACAAACATACCGTCACTTTTTTATCAATAATTTATTGAGAGTAAAAGATGTGATTGTTGCTGTAAACAAAATGGATTTAGTTGATTATTCAGAAGAAGTTTTCAATAAAATCAAAGCTGATTTCCAGGCATTGAATGCTAAGAGTTCATATAAAGAACAAAATGTAAGTTATATTCCATTGAGTGCTTTAACAGGAGATAACGTTGTAGAATCATTAGGAAAAATGCCTTGGTATACCGGGCAAACTATTTTACAGCATTTAGAAGCTTTAGAGTCAAAAGATATTTATGATACAGGAAAAGCTCGTTTCCCGGTTCAAACGGTAATCCGTCCTAAAACTGAAGAATATCACGATTTTAGAGGGTATGCCGGAAAATTATACGGAAATAACATTAAGGTAGGAGATGCTGTAACAGTATTACCATCTTTAACAGAATCTAAAGTGACTAATATTCATTTCTTTGATCAACAATTTGATGAAGCTGCTGCAGGTTCTTCAATCACAATTGAATTAGAAAATGATATCAATGTAACCAGAGGAGATATGATTGTAAAATCGAATGAATTGCCTAGAGTTGAGAAAGACATCACTACGACAGTTTGTTGGATGGATAGCAAGAAATTAGTTGCGGGAACTAAATATTTAATTCAACACAATACTAACAGAGTGTTGGCAAAAGTAGATAGTGTCAAAAATGTTATTGCAACTGATTATTCAGGAACAACTCCTGCATCTCAATTAGCAATTAATGAAATTGGAGAGGTAACAATTAAATTGAGTAAGCCATTGTATTTTGATGCTTATAATGATAACAAATCAAATGGAGCGTTTATTTTAATTGATGCTTCAACAAATACAACGGCAGGAGTAGGGTTTATTAGATAG
- the cysD gene encoding sulfate adenylyltransferase subunit CysD translates to MSSVLKTNALESEAIYIFREVISQFDKPVLLFSGGKDSITLVRLAQKAFFPAKIPFPLLHVDTGHNFPETIEFRDKLVAELGLELIVRNVQDAIDEGKVVEETGKYASRNSLQTTTLLDAIDEFKFDACIGGARRDEEKARAKERIFSVRDDFGQWDEKNQRPELFDLLNGKIEMGQNVRVFPISNWTELDVWSYIEQEQIEIPSIYFSHKRKVFVRDGMIWSHSPFVYQDEDEEVEERIVRFRTVGDMSCTAAVESYAGTIAEVVGEIRASTISERGARIDDKRSEAAMEKRKQQGYF, encoded by the coding sequence ATGAGTTCAGTTTTAAAAACAAATGCTTTAGAGAGCGAAGCGATTTACATATTCAGAGAAGTAATTTCTCAATTTGATAAGCCTGTGTTGCTTTTTTCAGGTGGTAAAGATTCGATTACTTTGGTAAGATTAGCGCAAAAAGCGTTTTTTCCAGCTAAGATTCCTTTTCCATTGTTGCACGTAGATACAGGACATAACTTTCCTGAGACTATCGAATTTAGAGATAAATTAGTTGCTGAATTAGGTTTAGAGTTAATCGTTCGTAATGTACAGGATGCTATTGATGAAGGAAAAGTAGTTGAAGAAACAGGTAAATATGCTAGTAGAAACAGTTTGCAAACTACTACGCTTTTAGATGCTATTGACGAATTCAAATTTGATGCTTGTATTGGTGGAGCGCGTAGAGATGAGGAAAAAGCAAGAGCTAAGGAACGTATTTTTTCAGTTCGTGACGATTTTGGTCAATGGGATGAGAAAAATCAACGTCCTGAATTGTTCGATTTGTTAAATGGAAAAATTGAAATGGGTCAAAACGTACGTGTGTTCCCAATTTCAAACTGGACAGAATTAGATGTTTGGAGTTATATCGAACAAGAACAAATTGAAATTCCATCTATTTATTTCTCTCACAAACGTAAAGTTTTTGTTAGAGATGGTATGATTTGGTCACATTCTCCTTTTGTTTACCAAGATGAAGATGAAGAAGTTGAAGAAAGAATTGTTCGTTTTAGAACTGTTGGAGATATGAGTTGTACTGCTGCGGTAGAATCTTATGCAGGAACAATTGCTGAGGTAGTAGGCGAAATCAGAGCTTCTACTATTTCTGAGCGTGGTGCACGTATTGACGACAAACGTTCGGAAGCAGCAATGGAGAAAAGAAAACAACAAGGATACTTTTAA
- a CDS encoding phosphoadenylyl-sulfate reductase gives MSEAIVKDLLEKTAGFSIEETLVFLADEYKDKVVFSTSFGQEDQVITDLINKSNAAVTIFTLDTGRLFQETYDVFHRTQKKYKTSIKVYFPEAKAVEELLEKKGPNSFFESVENRKECCFIRKVVPLKKALAGNKLWITGLRAEQSENRSDLHLFEYDANFDLVKFNPLLRWTLEEVQKYIDDHNVPQNSLHKKGFVSIGCAPCTRAIVEGEDIRAGRWYWEQSHKECGLHGK, from the coding sequence ATGAGTGAAGCAATAGTAAAAGATTTATTAGAAAAAACAGCAGGATTTTCGATTGAGGAAACACTGGTTTTTTTGGCTGATGAATACAAAGATAAAGTAGTTTTTTCTACGTCATTTGGTCAGGAAGATCAGGTGATTACTGATTTAATTAATAAAAGCAATGCGGCTGTAACCATATTTACTTTGGATACAGGACGTTTGTTTCAGGAGACTTACGATGTTTTTCACAGGACACAAAAGAAATACAAAACATCTATAAAAGTGTATTTTCCTGAAGCTAAGGCGGTGGAGGAATTATTGGAGAAAAAAGGACCTAATAGTTTCTTTGAATCTGTTGAAAACAGAAAAGAATGTTGTTTTATTCGTAAAGTAGTGCCGCTTAAAAAAGCTTTGGCCGGGAATAAGCTTTGGATAACAGGTTTAAGAGCGGAGCAATCAGAAAACAGAAGCGATTTGCATTTGTTTGAATATGATGCTAATTTTGACCTCGTAAAATTCAATCCGTTGTTGAGATGGACATTGGAAGAAGTACAAAAATATATTGACGATCATAATGTGCCACAAAACAGTTTGCACAAAAAAGGATTCGTAAGTATTGGTTGTGCCCCTTGTACCAGAGCCATTGTAGAAGGAGAAGATATTAGAGCAGGAAGATGGTATTGGGAACAAAGCCATAAAGAATGTGGTTTACACGGGAAATAA
- a CDS encoding sulfite exporter TauE/SafE family protein, with product MSLDSKKNNEVTKSEFDLKDRLWVIVPVALLIGLICVLIYKHHDAFSWDGFIGGFNQEFLVFFAIGVFAQLVDGTLGMGYGATSTSFLLSYGIPPAISSAGVHVAEMFTTGASALSHHRFGNINKKLLKNLLIPGVIGSITGAYLLSDVIDGDVIKPYISVYMMILAVVIIAKALKKNITKKKTKKLGFLATFGGFMDSIGGGGWGPIVTSTLLGRGRNPRYTIGSVNAAEFAVAFASGITFMIFGGVEGWQLIIGLILGGVIAAPIAAYLVNKIQRKPMMIFVGILIIILSLKTLWKFL from the coding sequence ATGAGTTTGGATTCAAAAAAGAATAATGAGGTTACAAAATCAGAATTTGATTTAAAAGATCGATTGTGGGTTATTGTTCCGGTTGCATTATTAATTGGACTTATTTGTGTTTTGATATACAAGCATCACGATGCGTTTTCCTGGGATGGATTTATTGGAGGATTTAATCAGGAGTTTTTAGTGTTTTTTGCAATTGGTGTTTTTGCACAATTAGTGGATGGAACATTAGGAATGGGATATGGGGCAACTTCAACTTCATTTTTGTTGTCTTATGGGATTCCGCCGGCAATAAGCAGTGCCGGAGTACACGTGGCTGAAATGTTTACCACCGGAGCTTCTGCACTTTCGCATCATAGATTTGGAAATATTAATAAAAAATTATTGAAAAATCTTTTAATTCCCGGTGTGATAGGTTCAATTACCGGAGCTTATTTGTTATCGGATGTGATTGATGGCGATGTGATTAAGCCTTATATTTCGGTTTATATGATGATTTTAGCGGTTGTTATTATTGCAAAAGCATTAAAGAAAAATATAACAAAAAAGAAGACTAAAAAATTAGGATTTCTAGCTACCTTTGGCGGTTTTATGGATTCTATTGGCGGCGGTGGTTGGGGGCCTATTGTAACCTCTACTTTATTAGGTCGTGGAAGGAATCCCCGTTATACTATTGGGTCGGTGAATGCAGCTGAATTTGCAGTAGCATTTGCAAGCGGAATTACATTTATGATTTTTGGAGGGGTAGAAGGATGGCAGTTGATTATTGGATTGATTTTAGGTGGTGTAATTGCAGCGCCAATTGCTGCCTATTTAGTTAATAAGATTCAACGAAAACCAATGATGATTTTTGTTGGAATTTTAATTATAATATTGAGTTTAAAAACTTTGTGGAAGTTTTTGTAA
- a CDS encoding sulfite exporter TauE/SafE family protein, with amino-acid sequence MDFEIGLIVAGLFVGFVVGMTGVGGGSLMTPILLYFGIPPTKAVGTDLLYAAFTKTGGILVHNKKSNVNWVITGWLSLGSIPAALLTLWILHNIKADVTAINAVIKYSLGWALLFTSVAILFKKKLLDFSQKHAGDKFHSQSKTQNMLTIAIGVLLGATVTLTSIGAGALGTVTLFFLYPLLPTPRLVGTEIAHAVPLTLVAGLGHASMGNLDLALLGQLLMGSLPGIYMGSMLSGKVPDLFLRNAIAVMLFFVGYNLIF; translated from the coding sequence ATGGATTTTGAAATAGGGCTTATAGTCGCAGGTTTATTTGTTGGTTTTGTAGTAGGTATGACAGGTGTAGGAGGCGGTTCATTAATGACTCCTATTTTATTATACTTTGGTATTCCGCCAACAAAGGCTGTAGGTACCGATTTATTATATGCTGCATTCACAAAAACCGGGGGAATCCTTGTACATAATAAAAAAAGCAATGTCAATTGGGTTATAACAGGCTGGCTTTCATTAGGCAGTATTCCGGCAGCCCTATTAACTTTATGGATTCTACACAATATAAAAGCTGATGTTACTGCAATTAATGCCGTAATAAAATATAGTTTAGGCTGGGCATTATTATTTACCTCGGTAGCCATTCTATTCAAAAAGAAATTACTGGACTTTTCTCAAAAACATGCCGGAGATAAATTCCACAGCCAAAGCAAAACTCAAAACATGCTCACTATTGCTATAGGAGTTTTACTGGGAGCTACTGTAACACTTACTTCGATTGGTGCCGGAGCATTGGGTACGGTGACATTATTCTTCCTTTACCCACTTCTGCCAACTCCAAGACTTGTAGGAACCGAAATTGCGCATGCAGTTCCACTAACACTCGTAGCAGGATTAGGACATGCTTCAATGGGAAACTTAGACTTAGCCTTATTGGGTCAATTATTAATGGGATCTCTTCCGGGAATTTATATGGGAAGTATGTTGAGTGGTAAAGTACCTGATTTATTCCTTAGAAATGCAATTGCGGTAATGTTGTTTTTTGTAGGATACAATTTGATCTTCTAA
- a CDS encoding RrF2 family transcriptional regulator — translation MLSKKTKYGIKALTFLARQEDQTPVAIADIAKSENISIKFLESILLLLRNSGFLGAKKGKGGGYYLIKDPKEISMAKVYRILEGPIALLPCASHNFYERCDDCEDEKTCAARRLMTEIRDNTLMVLENNSLADIAF, via the coding sequence ATGCTTTCAAAGAAAACAAAATACGGAATTAAAGCATTGACTTTTTTGGCGCGCCAGGAAGATCAAACGCCTGTTGCTATTGCTGATATTGCTAAAAGCGAAAATATTTCGATTAAGTTTCTGGAAAGTATTTTGTTGTTGCTTCGCAATTCGGGATTTTTAGGTGCCAAAAAAGGAAAAGGAGGAGGTTATTATCTGATTAAAGATCCTAAAGAGATTAGTATGGCAAAAGTGTATCGTATTCTCGAAGGACCAATTGCTTTGCTGCCTTGTGCGAGTCATAATTTTTATGAAAGATGCGATGATTGTGAAGACGAAAAGACTTGTGCAGCGCGTCGTTTGATGACTGAGATTAGAGATAATACCTTGATGGTTTTAGAGAATAATTCTTTGGCTGATATTGCTTTCTAA
- a CDS encoding trans-sulfuration enzyme family protein translates to MDEQEFGFETQAIRTHIDRTHYQEHSTPLFLSSSFVFEDAEDMRASFTEEKERNIYSRFSNPNTTEFVDKVCAMEGAQAGYAFATGMAAIYSTFAALLGSGDHIVSAGSVFGSTHALFMTYFPKWNITTSYFDINKPETIESFIQPNSKILYVETPTNPGVDVIDLELLGNIAKKHNLILIVDNCFATPYIQQPIKYGAHIVVHSATKLMDGQGRVLGGVAVGQADLIRQIYLFSRNTGPAMSPFNAWVLSKSLETLSLRVDRHCENALKVAEFLESHPNVNSVKYPFLKSHPKYEVAKKQMLLGGNIIAFEIKGGIDAGRAFLDKIKLCSLSANIGDAKTIVTHPASTTHSKLSVEEKLAVGITEGLVRVSVGLETVKDVIADLEQALS, encoded by the coding sequence ATGGACGAACAAGAATTTGGTTTTGAAACTCAAGCCATACGTACACATATAGATAGAACACATTATCAGGAACATTCAACGCCTTTGTTCTTGTCTTCAAGCTTTGTTTTTGAAGATGCTGAAGATATGAGAGCTTCTTTTACGGAAGAAAAAGAACGTAATATTTACAGTCGTTTTTCTAATCCCAATACAACTGAGTTTGTAGATAAGGTTTGTGCTATGGAAGGTGCTCAGGCAGGTTATGCTTTTGCAACCGGTATGGCGGCAATTTATTCAACTTTTGCAGCTCTGTTGGGTTCGGGAGATCATATTGTGTCTGCCGGAAGTGTTTTTGGTTCTACGCATGCGTTGTTTATGACTTATTTTCCAAAATGGAATATTACCACTTCTTATTTTGATATTAATAAGCCGGAAACAATTGAAAGTTTTATTCAGCCAAATTCTAAAATTTTATATGTAGAAACACCAACTAACCCTGGTGTTGATGTGATTGATTTAGAATTGTTAGGGAATATTGCTAAAAAGCACAATTTGATTTTGATTGTGGATAACTGTTTTGCAACGCCTTATATTCAACAACCTATAAAATATGGTGCTCATATTGTAGTGCATTCTGCAACTAAGCTGATGGATGGTCAGGGAAGAGTTTTAGGAGGAGTTGCTGTTGGACAAGCCGATTTGATTCGTCAGATTTATCTTTTCTCAAGAAACACAGGTCCGGCAATGTCGCCATTTAATGCCTGGGTTTTGTCTAAGAGTTTAGAAACTTTATCTCTTCGTGTAGACAGACATTGCGAAAATGCCTTGAAAGTAGCTGAGTTTTTAGAAAGTCACCCTAATGTAAATAGTGTGAAATATCCTTTCCTGAAATCGCATCCTAAATATGAAGTAGCTAAAAAGCAAATGCTTTTAGGTGGTAATATTATTGCTTTTGAAATCAAAGGAGGTATTGATGCAGGTCGTGCTTTCCTGGATAAAATAAAATTATGTTCGCTTTCTGCTAATATTGGTGATGCTAAAACTATTGTTACGCATCCGGCTTCAACAACTCATAGTAAATTATCTGTTGAAGAGAAATTGGCAGTTGGGATTACCGAAGGTTTGGTGCGTGTTTCTGTTGGTTTAGAAACTGTAAAAGATGTTATTGCCGATTTAGAGCAGGCACTTTCTTAA
- a CDS encoding OsmC family protein encodes MKITLERVNENFHFQLKNERGHIVNVDARPDFGGNDMGPSPMELVLMGVAGCSGIDMISILKKQRQEITSFKAEVEGERVQVGEAKPFKDIHVVFSLEGNIKEDKAAKAAQLSFEKYCSVSKTVEPTATIHYKVILNGVELAKI; translated from the coding sequence ATGAAAATAACATTAGAAAGAGTAAACGAAAACTTCCATTTTCAATTAAAAAATGAAAGAGGACATATTGTAAATGTAGATGCGCGTCCGGATTTTGGAGGAAATGATATGGGGCCAAGCCCAATGGAATTAGTCTTGATGGGTGTTGCAGGATGTAGCGGAATTGATATGATTTCGATTCTAAAAAAACAACGTCAGGAAATCACTTCTTTCAAAGCTGAGGTTGAAGGAGAGCGTGTACAAGTAGGAGAAGCAAAACCGTTTAAAGATATTCATGTGGTTTTTTCTTTGGAAGGAAATATTAAAGAAGACAAAGCGGCTAAAGCAGCGCAATTGTCTTTCGAAAAATATTGCTCAGTTTCTAAAACAGTAGAACCTACAGCTACAATTCATTATAAAGTGATTTTGAACGGAGTAGAATTAGCGAAAATTTAA